The DNA segment GTTGGCCGCATGACGCGCCAAAGGATGCGAATGTTCTGCATGATTATGTGCAATTTGGCGATTTTGAACTGCCGGAAAAAATGCCTCGTACGGAATACGCCGGTCTGCTGTTCCGTGCAGCCCCAGAGAGTGCCCGGAGCATGGCGTTAATTAGAAAGCAGCCGTCCGAGGTGTGCAGTTCAATCATAAAAAGGGTCGAGGGGCAGAGACGAGTGCTGCATTCGTATGTTTATATCACCGAACAGTTCGCGGCAGGCGGATTGTGGGAGAGAGTCAAGGAGTTTGATAACGAGCAGCTGCGCTGGCTGTTCAGTTTGCCGGTGCGCTCTTGCGGGTTAGGCAATCAGCTGTACTTTTTTCACCCCGGAGACGGATTTGATCCATCTGGATGCGACCCTCGCCATCAAAGCGAATGGATGGAGGTACTTTATCATCAGAATGTAGTGATTGCGCTGTATCCGCTGCCTGGGGCGGTTCGGGATGAGGTCATTGGCGTTATTCCCGAGGGGGAGTGGCTGGAGGAGCCGGAAGCATTGTACGGTAAAGTAGAAGAAGCTTACTTCGCAGTATACCTGACCGGGCCATATGAAATTCGTCAGCAGGACGGTTATCGTCTTGTCGTGTGCCGCGGACGCAGGGGGGGAGTCGTGGTTGAAGCAGTCGGAGCTGCCGCGGCAAATGAGCGCGGAATCTTAGATTTGGGCCAATTCGCCGGCGCGATGTCACAAAATCACCCCCGATTTACAGTGGATAGAGAATTTCAGGTCGATTATACGGGGATACTAAGCGGCAAGAAGTTTTGTTTATCTATAAAGGATAGAGGTGGTTCGGAAGCGTTGATCGATGGTCAGTCTGTTTGCTACGATGATTACCACTATAGGGTGCTGTAGTTTGGATGCTAAAGTCTGGATGCTGGTCTGAATTATCATTGACGAGGCTGATTCAGTTTTATATAATGATTGGTAATCAAATTTTGATATTTGGAACTTTGAAGAGGAATAATAGTTTGGATTCTGCCACTCAGAGAGCCGGTGCTTGGTGCAAGCCGGTTGGAGAATGCAAATGAACTCGCCTTGGAGTTATGATGCAATGGGATTTTGGGTAGCTTAAGCTGCTGTCCTTGTCTCGCGAACATCATCGTCTTGCCCGCGTTAAGGGTGTAAAGGGAGCGGAACGCAAAGCATGCTGGCCGCTAACTAGGGTGGTACCACGGGAATACTCCTCTCGTCCCTAGCGATGATACGCTATGGATCGAGAGGTTTTTTTAATTGAAGGGAGTTTAGGATCATGAGTAATAACAACCAATCTCACGATGTATACCGCGCACAGGCAATTGAGCCGAAATGGCAGGCATACTGGGATGAGCATCAAACCTTTAAAACTCGGGAGGAACCGGGCAAGCCGAAATTTTATGCGCTCGATATGTTCCCCTATCCGTCAGGGGCCGGCCTTCATGTAGGGCATCCCGAAGGCTATACAGCGACAGACATCGTCTCACGTTATAAGCGGATGCGCGGATACAACGTGCTTCATCCAATGGGCTGGGATGCATTTGGTCTGCCAGCAGAGCAGCATGCCCTTGATACGGGCGAGCATCCTCGCGATATTACAGTCAAGAACATCAACAACTTCCGGCGCCAGATCAAATCGCTAGGCTTCTCTTACGATTGGGATCGGGAAATCAGTACAACGGATCCGGAATATTATAAATGGACACAATGGATTTTTATTCAGCTCTATAAGAAGGGGCTGGCCTATGTTGCCGAAGTACCTGTAAACTGGTGCCCGGCTCTAGGGACGGTTCTGGCGAATGAAGAGGTTATAGATGGCAAGAGTGAACGCGGGGGGCACCCAGTAATCCGCAAGCCGATGCGTCAGTGGGTGCTGAAGATTACCGAGTACGCCGAGCGGCTGCTGGAAGACTTGGAAGATCTGGATTGGTCAGAGAGCATCAAAGATATGCAGCGCAACTGGATCGGTAAATCGGAGGGAGCGGAGGTCGTATTCCAAATTGAAGGAAGCGATGAGACGCTGACAGTATTCACGACTCGTCCAGATACTTTGTTTGGTGCCAGTTACGCTGTGCTTGCGCCGGAGCATGAATTGGTGGAGAAAATTACGACAGAAGGCCAGCGTGCGGCGATCGTTAACTATCAGGAACAGGCTGCACGAAAGAGCGACCTGGAGCGCACGGATTTAGCTAAAGAGAAAACTGGTGTCTTTACTGGAGCTTATGCGATCAATCCGGTTAATGGAGAGAAGCTTCCAATTTGGATTGCGGATTATGTGCTTGCAGGTTATGGGACAGGCGCGATTATGGCTGTTCCGGGTCATGATGAGCGGGATTATGAATTCGCAAAGCAGTTTGGATTACCGATTATCGAGGTCGTAGAAGGCGGCAACATTGCGGAAGGAGCATATTCAGGAGACGGCGCACACGTCAATTCCGATTTCTTAAATGGCCTCCGCAACGAAGAAGCGATTAAGAAAATGATAGCTTGGCTTGAAGAGAACGGCAAAGGCCGCGGGAAAGTAA comes from the Paenibacillus lentus genome and includes:
- the leuS gene encoding leucine--tRNA ligase, encoding MSNNNQSHDVYRAQAIEPKWQAYWDEHQTFKTREEPGKPKFYALDMFPYPSGAGLHVGHPEGYTATDIVSRYKRMRGYNVLHPMGWDAFGLPAEQHALDTGEHPRDITVKNINNFRRQIKSLGFSYDWDREISTTDPEYYKWTQWIFIQLYKKGLAYVAEVPVNWCPALGTVLANEEVIDGKSERGGHPVIRKPMRQWVLKITEYAERLLEDLEDLDWSESIKDMQRNWIGKSEGAEVVFQIEGSDETLTVFTTRPDTLFGASYAVLAPEHELVEKITTEGQRAAIVNYQEQAARKSDLERTDLAKEKTGVFTGAYAINPVNGEKLPIWIADYVLAGYGTGAIMAVPGHDERDYEFAKQFGLPIIEVVEGGNIAEGAYSGDGAHVNSDFLNGLRNEEAIKKMIAWLEENGKGRGKVSYRLRDWLFSRQRYWGEPIPILHLEDGTMKPVPEDQLPVLLPEVDHIAPSGTGESPLANVTEWVNTTDPETGLPARRETNTMPQWAGSCWYYLRYIDPHNDKELCSKEKQEEWLPVDLYIGGAEHAVLHLLYARFWHKVLYDLGIVSTKEPFHKLVNQGMILGTNNEKMSKSRGNVINPDVIVNEYGADTLRVYEMFMGPLEATKPWNTSGVEGTHRFLSRIWRLFVTEDGSLNAKINDGAGSEDFKRTWHKTIKKVTEDFEALRFNTAISQLMIFVNEAYKTDVIPKAAAANFVQLLSPLAPHLAEELWERLGHNESITYEPWPVYDEAWTVDSEVEIVVQVNGKIVDRTKVAKDLDQAAMQEHSMALPNVKQAIEGKTVRKVIAVPGKLVNIVVG